Proteins encoded by one window of Aspergillus puulaauensis MK2 DNA, chromosome 4, nearly complete sequence:
- a CDS encoding Zn(II)2Cys6 transcription factor (COG:S;~EggNog:ENOG410QDYX;~InterPro:IPR036864,IPR021858,IPR001138;~PFAM:PF00172;~TransMembrane:1 (i187-204o);~go_function: GO:0000981 - DNA-binding transcription factor activity, RNA polymerase II-specific [Evidence IEA];~go_function: GO:0008270 - zinc ion binding [Evidence IEA];~go_process: GO:0006355 - regulation of transcription, DNA-templated [Evidence IEA]) codes for MMGSTQETPQLKQRRASSKKSRSGCRTCRVRHVKCDETPGSCGNCTNTGRTCDYDLQRLPRLGRATPQRNERTQLVLPMKIADGVRWAITSDERRCYSYFQHHTVPTLLEIFDSPLWQELILRASISEPAVYHAVVSLSAVHQDIEKYGMALPGQDLQNDWHRFALEQCGRSFSLLSQRHLSQDPRFREIMLLCCLLFVITQLLRGRYDEAFQHLLGGLKVLNEARATGRFEGPLAQCIMAAFRSLETQSWEYGFRRDSSMGERDDQAYSLRDFGDFGSLFEARQVLDSLVRAAFCFSTQCKDLSEEDILSDYGHLHQRQLHLLSQLSRFADRFELFCSRSKLNRKGQRAADIVRLVCCSLDIPVKTALIRDDSTLEYYIPEYEKQLTMVEGILDKHPERPSVTLDTSILPPLYYAAMWCPDYSVRCRAIAALQSWPHREGAFDSNWIAFLALQRIKADLKARPQPDVLAYVSSKLPNPNKSRQKSLVYDEFSIDDALGSMKIMESWPCVQITKQSMASEDS; via the exons ATGATGGGCAGTACACAAGAAACCCCGCAATTGAAGCAACGACGGGCCAGCTCCAAGAAGTCGCGGAGCGGCTGTCGAACGTGTCG GGTACGCCATGTAAAATGCGATGAAACCCCGGGATCTTGCGGGAATTGCACAAACACCGGCCGCACCTGTGACTACGACCTCCAAAGGCTCCCTCGCCTAGGCAGAGCCACACCCCAAAGGAACGAAAGAACTCAGCTGGTTTTGCCAATGAAAATTGCAGATGGCGTGCGCTGGGCGATAACCTCAGATGAACGGCGATGCTACTCATACTTCCAACATCACACAGTCCCCACGCTCTTGGAAATCTTCGATTCGCCCCTCTGGCAGGAACTAATTCTCAGAGCAAGCATATCAGAGCCGGCCGTTTACCATGCCGTTGTGTCTTTGAGCGCAGTCCACCAAGACATAGAGAAATACGGAATGGCGCTACCGGGGCAGGACCTGCAGAACGACTGGCATCGGTTCGCACTCGAGCAATGTGGGCGGTCATTTTCTTTGCTCAGCCAACGCCATTTGTCCCAAGATCCGAGGTTTCGAGAGATCATGCTCCTATGCTGTTTGCTGTTTGTTATAACGCAACTACTGCGAGGCCGCTATGATGAGGCCTTTCAACACCTACTGGGTGGGTTGAAAGTTCTGAATGAGGCGAGAGCTACGGGCCGCTTCGAGGGCCCTCTCGCGCAGTGCATCATGGCTGCATTCAGGAGCCTGGAAACCCAATCTTGGGAATATGGGTTCAGACGAGACTCGTCCATGGGCGAGCGTGATGATCAAGCCTACTCACTTCGGGACTTCGGAGACTTTGGTAGTCTTTTCGAGGCACGCCAGGTTCTTGATTCCCTCGTGCGTGCAGCGTTCTGCTTTTCCACACAGTGTAAAGACCTATCGGAGGAGGACATTCTCTCTGATTACGGGCATTTACACCAAAGACAGCTGCACCTCCTCTCTCAGTTGAGTAGGTTTGCCGACCGCTTCGAGTTATTTTGTTCTCGCAGCAAACTTAATCGAAAGGGGCAAAGGGCGGCGGATATAGTGCGCTTGGTGTGTTGTAGCCTCGATATCCCGGTCAAAACTGCCCTTATACGGGATGATTCTACGTTGGAATACTATATTCCGGAATACGAGAAACAACTCACAATGGTAGAAGGAATCTTGGACAAGCACCCGGAGCGCCCGAGCGTCACGCTAGACACCAGCATTCTCCCGCCGCTATACTACGCAGCGATGTGGTGTCCAGACTACAGCGTCCGATGCCGTGCAATTGCAGCCCTTCAATCCTGGCCGCACCGCGAGGGTGCGTTTGATTCTAATTGGATTGCTTTCCTGGCCTTGCAGCGAATAAAGGCGGATTTAAAGGCCCGGCCTCAGCCAGACGTCCTAGCATACGTGTCGAGCAAACTACCCAACCCGAATAAAAGCAGGCAAAAGAGCCTCGTTTACGATGAATTTTCGATTGACGATGCCCTGGGTTCGATGAAGATTATGGAAAGCTGGCCTTGTGTCCAGATCACTAAACAATCCATGGCCAGCGAAGACAGTTGA
- a CDS encoding GMC family oxidoreductase (CAZy:AA3;~COG:E;~EggNog:ENOG410PJHS;~InterPro:IPR012132,IPR036188,IPR000172,IPR007867;~PFAM:PF05199,PF00732;~go_function: GO:0016614 - oxidoreductase activity, acting on CH-OH group of donors [Evidence IEA];~go_function: GO:0050660 - flavin adenine dinucleotide binding [Evidence IEA];~go_process: GO:0055114 - oxidation-reduction process [Evidence IEA]), whose protein sequence is MPDHDYIIIGGGLAGSTLAGRLSSLTASAPDPARILIIEAGSNVAGHPLTSAPLACFSAHFSPLDWAYTTVPQAHLGNRECYNSAGKALGGGSAVNYGTWTRGSAADYDEWARIVGDNGWSYEGLLPHFKRMESYCISGDREGVVDTGVHGFDGPIHNVSVSGSSGERVYPLREPLRKAWTRLGVKEIPDANAGSPSGLSELVEDWRDGKRQIASEVFGICERPEVTIMTETMVQRVLIEENETGKKVAKGVQVLGGQIFHATKEVIISAGAYHTPQVLMLSGIGPQDELAKHGIDMVLDAPQVGRNFHDHFAFAQWWKLRCPGKGLSMGTPLWNSPAYGFGIPCDWVATVKAPHDDLIRALSQDGETEVEGHHYLAPDACHVETLIAYAPSGALISGVDIPIDGTHIASMVLGMATTSRGCITLASASAMTPPLIDPNYYATEFDRAVIRAGVRQVATLLLDTPEGQEIVEAEAPRPGFEPLGVDPTDDEIDVRVKAGGNTFYHPAGSAAMGKAVDTELRVKGVEGLRVVDASILPLPVTAHYQALVYAIADKAADLISAK, encoded by the coding sequence ATGCCCGACCACGACTACATCATAATCGGCGGCGGTCTCGCAGGCAGTACGCTCGCCGGCAGACTGTCATCATTAACCGCTTCAGCACCAGACCCAGCACGAATCCTGATAATCGAGGCCGGATCAAATGTCGCGGGCCACCCACTCACAAGCGCCCCGCTGGCATGCTTCAGCGCGCACTTCTCTCCCCTAGACTGGGCGTATACGACTGTTCCACAGGCTCACCTCGGGAACAGGGAGTGCTACAATAGCGCGGGCAAGGCGCTTGGTGGTGGCTCAGCGGTGAACTACGGGACGTGGACGCGTGGAAGCGCGGCGGATTATGATGAGTGGGCGAGGATTGTGGGAGATAATGGGTGGAGTTATGAAGGGTTGCTGCCGCATTTTAAGAGGATGGAAAGTTATTGTATTAGTGGGGATAGGGAAGGGGTTGTTGATACGGGTGTCCATGGGTTTGACGGCCCAATTCATAATGTTTCAGTTTCAGGGAGTAGTGGAGAGCGAGTCTATCCGCTCAGGGAGCCGTTGAGGAAAGCTTGGACCAGGTTGGGTGTGAAGGAGATTCCAGATGCAAATGCGGGTTCTCCATCTGGGTTGAGCGAGTTGGTTGAGGATTGGCGTGACGGGAAACGGCAGATTGCGAGTGAGGTTTTTGGCATTTGTGAAAGGCCTGAAGTTACTATTATGACGGAGACAATGGTGCAGAGGGTCCTCATCGAGGAAAATGAGACGGGCAAGAAAGTCGCAAAAGGAGTACAGGTTCTAGGAGGCCAGATTTTCCACGCAACAAAGGAAGTGATCATCTCTGCTGGTGCATACCATACACCACAGGTGTTGATGCTGTCTGGGATTGGGCCACAGGACGAACTCGCAAAGCACGGAATTGACATGGTCCTAGATGCACCGCAAGTCGGACGGAATTTCCACGACCATTTTGCGTTCGCGCAGTGGTGGAAGCTGCGCTGTCCGGGAAAAGGTTTGTCGATGGGCACGCCGTTGTGGAACAGCCCTGCATATGGGTTTGGCATTCCCTGCGATTGGGTTGCCACTGTAAAGGCTCCTCACGACGACCTGATCAGGGCACTCAGTCAAGACGGTGAGACCGAAGTTGAGGGACACCATTATCTGGCACCTGATGCTTGTCATGTAGAGACACTCATCGCCTACGCGCCATCAGGAGCACTTATCTCGGGTGTTGATATCCCAATCGATGGCACGCATATCGCGTCTATGGTCTTGGGAATGGCGACAACTTCACGAGGGTGCATCACACtggcatcggcatcggcaatgACACCACCTCTGATTGATCCAAACTATTATGCGACGGAATTCGACCGCGCTGTAATCCGAGCTGGGGTCCGACAAGTCGCGACCCTCCTTTTGGACACTCCCGAAGGCCAGGAGATCgttgaggctgaggcgcCGCGTCCCGGGTTCGAGCCGCTCGGTGTCGACCCCACGGACGATGAGATCGATGTTCGAGTAAAAGCAGGCGGTAACACATTCTACCACCCTGCCGGCTCAGCCGCAATGGGAAAAGCAGTTGATACAGAGCTTCGCGTGAAAGGCGTAGAGGGCCTAAGGGTTGTGGATGCGAGCATCCTGCCACTCCCAGTGACTGCGCATTATCAAGCACTGGTTTATGCGATTGCTGATAAGGCGGCTGATTTGATTTCAGCTAAATAG